One Drosophila yakuba strain Tai18E2 chromosome 4, Prin_Dyak_Tai18E2_2.1, whole genome shotgun sequence genomic window carries:
- the LOC26535143 gene encoding uncharacterized protein LOC26535143, with translation MLFKAFLFSGTVLRCAIEGESNSFPFAVTAYTSGANKNFSYKSRMMSKYTNYLIAQCCQNTHLVNSTVLPHHHKYDETSPCRRDGHQSWQLKHRRSVPVRWRDKNTTSAFPACRKRRLKGGKEERYMANASGRESDLASHPAHRSLTLTGSSGKQIVNVDQVGSAYQHQQRHS, from the exons ATGCTTTTTAAAGCATTCCTCTTTTCGGGGACCGTTTTGCGTTGCGCAATTGAGGGTGAGAGCAATAGCTTTCCATTTGCGGTcacagcttatacaagtggtgccaataaAAACTTCTCATATAAAAGTAGAATGATGtcaaaatacacaaattatttaatagcGCAGTGTTGTCAGAATACGCATTTGGTGAATAGCACAGTGTTGCCGCATCATCATAAATATGATGAAACGAGTCCGTGCCGACGAGACGGCCACCAgagctggcaattaaaacacAGAAGGAGTGTTCCTGTGAGGTGGCGGGATAAGAATACTACCTCAGCGTTCCCGGCTTGTCGTAAAAGGCGACTAAAGGGTGGAAAGGAGGAGCGCTACATGGCCAATGCATCAGGAAGGGAGAGCGACCTGGCTTCACATCCTGCTCATCGAAGTCTTACCTTGACTGGCAGTTCCG GCAAACAAATTGTGAATGTGGATCAGGTTGGGTCCGCCTATCAACATCAGCAACGGCATTCCTAG